ATTATAGACACGACATACATACACAAGAATATAAGAGACAGTATGTCCCCTAGTTTAACTGCAATTACTcagtagtttgtttgtttgtttgtttttttgaatcCCTATGAATGATAATATCTTGTATAACTGCTTTTTCATATTCCTAACATGCGCTACTTTGCCTTCAttgcagctcagctctgcagctaaCATGAGCAGCTGTAAAGTGTCTGCACATTTACAGACAAGTGACACATTCTGGTGTTTAATGTGGGATCATCTTCAAAGAGCAGCTTTGTGTCCACTGAGGTCTCACCTGTCTGCGTCCAGGCTGAGGCACAGTCACATCCGAGGACAGTCTGAGCACTGACGGAGGTCCGAACTCACTCACTCTGATGGCTTTCATGAGCCTGCTGCCCGACATgtctgcgcgcacacacacacacacacaaactgtcgGTGGGTTGTGGGGCGACAGATTCAGACACTTCAGCCTCACGCTCCTTCCAGTCTCGAGTACAGTTCTGCTTCTGCGCTTCACAGAGCGTGCATTCGCGCCACCTTCTGGTCAGGAGTGTACTGCATGGGTTAAAAAAGATAACCATAAAATGtgaagcgtaaaccaggcttttCTGTGCCTTCTTACAAAGCTCCACACCCATAAACCAAGACTGATGGAAGACCAAAGTACTGGACTGATTTAAATTTTGAGCTGATGATGGctctggagaggaagaggagagggaacagAGCATCACTGAAGTCAGGAGGATTCaccctctggggaccatgacgACTTGAACAAAATTTTATTGCAATCCActcaatagttgttgagatgtttcagtctggatcaaaggggtggacagacagatgaacatTGCTATCCACAGAGACTAGCATGGCTATAATGTGAAGTGCGTTCTCCACTGTGGTGTCAGTAAACTGCAGcatgttcattttgtcagctcagtctgtcagtgggaCCTCATATGAAAGTGGTTAGATTTGTGCTGTTGGTCAGTCTGTTTTCGTGGACGGAGCGGTCACTCACTGCTGTTCAGGACACAAAGTGTGTGTCACTCTCACATTGTAATTCAGAGTTAGTTGTTTTGCTCCTGTGTGGCCCcattaaaatactgtttctgCCTCCAACAGGCAAGACCTGTTTGTCATCCTGCGAGATTTCAGCGGCTTGACACAAGTTCTAATTCCTCAGGAAGAAGTAAGGATCCAAACAATTCAATGACCACCATTCAGTGTCTGTTATATCTGTCACAACAAATAATAAAGATATTTAGAATGTAAAACCGTTTCCAGCACAGAGGATTTACTGAAGtaaacatcattaaaataaGGACTTAACACTGAGCTCATTCTTGTTTAGGTGCAGTGGAAGGTCGACAAAGCTGTGACTTACTTGAGTTTaacctgtttttgtgtgtgttataagTCTGCCAGGAATTTGAAagcagtgctgtgtgatctGACAGCCGAGTCTGTCATCAAGGTTACAGCAACAGTCAGACGACGGCCAGCAGGACAAGAGAACAaggtttgtgtatgtttgtgtgcaatATTAGATCATGACTGGCTGCCAAAAGCAGGTCCCCCCATTCATATGAGGACATTCAGCCCAGGCGGGGGTGGACTCAACATACAGTTTGCAGAGCAAGGCTGGAGAACAGCTTTAAGAAAACAGTGAGCAGGACACTTAAAGATCCTCTTTATTTTGGTGTTTGATTTATTCTTAATCTAGGCATTGCAAATTTTACATATAGTTTCTCAAAAACTGTTGCAGCACATTGCTCACCTTTGGCAGAAAACCTATTGTTCAGCCAGAGGGATGATGGACAACACTGGACTGAACATCTTTACACTGACTGTCcctctgcagctcaggtgtTTCAAATAGCCCTGATTGGTTTGATTTTAGTGATTCCCTTGTGGGCAGAGCCAACCAGGTCCAAGTCTATGACACTTAATTGATCCGCAGGAAGAAAATGGTACTGTTCCCATACCGGGAGTCAAACACGGGCCGCCTGGGTGAAAACCAGGAATCCTAACCGCTAGACCATATGGGAATATGCCAAGGAGAAGAATTCCAGTCACCTCTGCAGTAAACACCTCTGATCATATGAAGAATCCAGTCATTGACCGATCATTTGAGATATTACTACAGTTGATTTATCCCAGAATTCATGCAGCTTTTGTCATTTGCAGACCAGTTCCAGTTTGTTCAGGCTGGCTGAAAGAGCAGTCAGGGTTGGGAGTAGCTTCAGTGACGTGTTTCCTGTGACGGGTCTGATATGTTCTGTGTCATATGTTGAAATGGATCGACTGGTGGGTGGTGGGTTCTGGGTTCGGTAATGTTTCCCTCTAATCTTTCTCACTGTTGGACGATGTTTCAAGAATGATGTTACTACTGCTAATGAACGGCTAACTCACTATAAACCATTTCATTAGTGTGGATTTCACCAAAGCACATTTTACTGTCTCATTACTGTGCGGTCTACATGgtgttttggacattttcacatttctccaTTAGACATAATATTTCATAGTATAGCAGGtactgtgtaaatgtgtgtgcctAGCTTAAGTTACCTGGCCCTCCCTGGAGCATGCCCAGTGGAGCCGGCTGTCACCTGAGAGGCACAGATGTCATGTCTGACTCACTTTCCTGAGTCAGAAATGAGCTTTTAACTTTACTCTTATATCTCAATTTCTTCCTCCTAAATAGCTATATTGTTAATAGTACTGCCACACAAATATtcagaaaatatgtttattatCTTATTGatccattttaattttcttcacAATTTACTGCtaataaaaatgtttccattGCTTTAGCTTTCTTTGATTCCTTGCATGAAGGCACAGTGGTATTTCTACTGCTAATCTTCTGTGACATTAACAGTGAGTGTAACACAGTGTAATACAGTTTTACAACTGACTTCAGAAATATCAGCAATTTCATTTAATTCCTTTCTCTCAACTCAAGTGCTTGTGTTCATTATCATCAGCTGGGTTAAACAATATTCTCATCATTCTTGGTTAAATCACAGCCGCTGTCCAGTAAAAAACCATGAACAGTGTATTATTGAACAACTACAATGGTTCATCTTAAACAtccacttaaagctgcactaatcaaatTTTTAGTTTTAGATTAGTCATGTCAACAGGGTCACATGTGGTGAcgacccacagagaattatcagccAAATCTGCAGTTCtgctcagctctacagagccTTTAAGTGTTTCTGTAGCCCTTTGTTTTGGTTCTCTGGCcagcaacttcactgttttggttcagtctcaccaaTCTCATCGGCCTCATTTACTGCAGGCAGCTGTCTTCAGAACAAAAGCTCTGCTAACACAGTGGACCACCTGCTCtgcaccagcagacagacacagtaagtgactagctggtgaccATAGTGAAGCATTTACCATGAAAGAGCTATATTTTTTCTCATATTGTGTCAGTGAAGaccaaaactgagctaaaaagAAATAGTTATTGAACTTCACAGATTTGTGAGGCGGCCAGAGACACAACTTTAAATACACTGAATGCAAATCCTTTGCAAATTTTTACAAACATACCAATTTTAGGGTGGCAATATGttattgctgtgttttcagaatGTACTGCTGCTTCCAAGTgggcaaaaataaacaataataataataatgcagctttaaagattcCATGAAATTTATGTTTTTGCTATTGAAGATAATTTTCAGTGATCAAGCTTAATGTAATCATGCTCATCATTATTCACCCCTTCAAGAGACTCCCCTTTATGAACAGCCAAAACCCTACTTagtgacctttaacctctgacATAATCACACCATCACATGGTCAAGACTATCTTCCCAGCTGCCCCGGGAGACTCAATGATGTCGTGGTGGGCCTGGGCAGCCTTCTCGAGCGGATACTGAGAACCGACGACTGGACGCAGCCAACCGCTTTCCATCCCTGCAGAGAGCAGCGCTGCAcactccttcttctcctcctgagagaggaggacaggaagtgatgtacAACAGTTATCAGCATTACGTCCAACTGAATGTATTATCAGCAGCTGATATGACACACTCATAAGTATCATCAAGTGTGCGTCGGCATTTAAACCCAGAAAAATCtgaccactgtgtgtgtgtgtgtgtgtgtgtgtgtgtgtgtgtgtgtgtgtgtgtgtgtgtaaagcatgGCTTATGTAACATCACTGCTTTGTACCGGTGTAGCAAAGGAAAGGGCCACTCCCACGATGCTGCTCTCTTTAGCCATGGTGTCTCTGGGGTTGATCTCTATGGGACCTCTGGAGCCAACGATCTGCAGATAAAGACGGTGAAGGAGCATATAGAAATGCACTGAGATGAGCTACACTGGGATAAAACTACTACGAAGAACTATAAGCTATAAACTAACAACGTAAGAGACAAAGTGCTCGACTGTACCACAGAGCTACAGAAAGATGGGGCTGGAAAAGAAATCATGCTGATTGTATTTATTTCCAGATAAAAGCTGCTTAACACATCAGTACTTTACTTTGTTTCATGTATGAAATCTGTGAAGCAGTTTGTATATCTGTCTAAATGTAATCTCATTTGTTGCTCTCCTCTCCCATAtattgatgaatatttcatttctcttctcaCTGCAGAGATAGTAAGTTCATTTGTGAAACATGATGTCATCCATAGCAACAGAGTCAACCTCGCCCTTCCTCTTATCTCAGTTACATGAGTAGCTCTTAAGAGGAACCCTTAGTTGGAACCTTTAGAGCCAGGAGGTCAATGGCCTCCTGATGACCATAAGATAAGAATACAGCATTAGCATCAGCATTAGCATTTGGTGAATACGGCCCCTGGAGTTTAGTCCTACTGACCAGAACACGTCCACCATAGGCCAACATCTGGAGGTCTTTACTGAGGTTGACATTTGACAGCATCTCCACGATCACATCTACGCCTCTGCCCTCTGTGGCTttctggaacacacacacacacacacacacacacacacacacacacacatatatatattaacaGAGTCTATATCTCCATAACCACGGCTAAAGCAAGATAAGTTTTTCCTCCATAAATAAGATAGACGGAATAAAGATTATCAAATGTTTGAATTCTTGGTGAGCTTCTAACATGTTCCTTTCCCTCTGGGGCtcctgcagggtgtgtgtgcacgtgtgtgtgtataccatGATTTTGTCTGTGTAACCCTCTTCCCTGTGATTAAAGGCCAGGTGAGCTTGGTTGTTGAGAACCAGCTTCATTCCCTCTGGTGTCCCTGCTGTCCCCAACACCTTGAGACCCAGAGCCCGGGACAATTGGCACGCTACCACACCAacctacacatacacaaatacatgcaatgacatttccattttttaaaatggaactagaaagaaaagaaagaggaggaaaaagacaagaaatgcaCCCCTCCACTGGCTCCATGGATGAGGACGGTCTCTCCAGGCTTGGCGTGGCCTCTGCAACACACAACATATCagttaaaagacattttagtcATAACATCTGTGATTAGCTGGCTCACTTAACAGGTAGGTCTGGTGTCACACAGTCCTTAGTAACACAGTGCACTGCGGCTTTAAAGTGATGGACTTTCAGGGTGAGAATGGCTTCTTTCAGGTTCAAATTAATTCCTCATGGAGTGACTTTCAGTGCACTTTTGCTGGAGTGGGTGACGACACAGGTACAAGAATAACACATGCACAGGTAATGTGATGTGCAGAGATGTGTCGATttagaaaaatagaaaaaaatcagtgagaatgtgtaaataaaaaTTCAGATTTCACATTAACAGCGATGTTACATgttaagtgaaaaacaaaagtgctcTGATAGAATGCAGGTTCGGAGCTACATTCACACCTGTGACACCTTATCCACCTGAACCCTGAATGAAGTTACTTGAAATGTTGCAGTGGCGACGTCTTACTTATGGACCAAAGCTCTGTAGGCGGTGAAGTAAGGGATCCCTATGGCTGCACCCTGGGTGAAGTCTAAAGCATCGGGCagtttgtggacacagtcgtcAGCTGCCACAGTGTACTCTGCATACCCTCCATCAACTGTGGCTGTGGTGAACACACGGTCTCCTGCCTggacagcacacatgcacaattaCTTACACATGGACTGGATTCATTGCCCTAAAGTGGCTGCAGTGTCCCACTGTTTGACTTAACACGGTAACTGCTTCCGATGCACATTGTGCATGTTCCCTCACCGGCCAGTTCTCACTGTCAGTGCCTCTGGTTTAAAGTACACAGCCTGTGTTTTCATGGTATTTCAAAAGCTGTCAGTGCTCAAGCAGCAAGAACTGCAGGACAACCAGTTGGACATGTAGGCCTGTCTATCACAGCTCAGAGGGTTTCAAACTGCAAGCTGTGCCTGCATAACATGATATACAGGTTTTTTGAAACTGTACACGGACAAATATCTGCATTATTATTGCATGAGCCAGTAATGTTTAGTGAACAGTGAGCATTCTGTACTTTGCTACATGTCTCTTAGCTCTGGATGTGCTAACGTCCTCTTCTGGCACAATACCTGCAGACAGGATTCAGACCATTAGGCCAGCCTGCGTTTCAATAACATTAAGAGTAAAAGAATGacattaacaataaaaacaggcGGAGACAAAACatcaatccacacacacacaaaaaaagagccCGCTGGGATATATTAATGGTTAAAACAATAACTTCAATCATTTAAAGAAAAGGACCAGATCCTGTGGAGGTCAAGTCTTTAAATGAagatgtgtttgttgtggtttAGAGGAAGAACTGTCCAGGATGCCAGATGCTTTCATAAGCAAAATAAAACTGGTTTACTGGCTGTGCCTTTGTGCCCATCAGTGTTTGTTAATCAGACCTTTACTGCAGTGACTCCCTCTCCAATAGTTTCCACCACTCCAGCTACGTCTGACCCTGGGGTGTATGGCAGGGTGGGCTTACGGGTAGATCTCCCAGCCCGGATGTAAGTCTCCACCGGGTTCACTCCACAGGCGTGGACACGAATCAGCACCTGCAACATCGTGGACGTGCTTGAAAACCATCAAGTAATAAATTATAGAcacaacatacatacacaacaaTATAAGAGACAATATGTCCCCTAGTTTAACTGCAATTACTcagtagttgttttttttttttgatcccTATGAATGATAATATCTTGTATAACTGCTTTTTCATATTCCTAACATGCACTACTTTGCCTTCAttgcagctcagctctgcagctaaCATGCGCAGCTGTAAAGTGTCTGCACATTTACAGACAAGTGACACATTTTGGTGTTTAATGTGGGATCATCTTCAAAGAGCAGCTTTGTGTCCACTGAGGTCTCACCTGTCTGCGTCCAGGCTGAGGCACAGTCACATCCGAGGACAGTCTGAGCACTGACGGAGGTCCGAACTCACTCACTCTGATGGCTTTCATGAGCCTGCTGCCCGACATgtctgcgcgcacacacacacacacacacacacaaactgtcgGTGGGTTGTGGGGCGACAGATTCAGACACTTCAGCCTCACGCTCCTTCCAGTCTCGAGTACAGTTCTGCTTCTGCGCTTCACAGAGCGTGCATTCGCGCCACCTTCTGGTCAGGAGTGTACTGCATGGGTTAAAAAAGATAACCATAAAATGtgaagcgtaaaccaggcttttCTGTGCCTTCTTACAAAGCTCCACACCCATAAACCAAGACTGATGGAAGACCAAAGTACTGGACTGATTTAAATTTTGAACTGATGATGGctctggagaggaagaggagagggaacagAGTATCACTGAAGTCaggaggattcatcctctggggaccatgactACTTGAACAAAATTTTATTGCAATCCActcaatagttgttgagatgtttcagtctggatcaaaggggtggacagacagatggacattGCTATCCACAGAGACTAGCATGGCCATAATGTGAAGTGCGTTCTCCACTGTGGTGTCAGTAAACTGCAGcatgttcattttgtcagctcagtctgtcaATGGGACCTCATATGAAAGTGGTTAGATTTGTGCTGTTGGTCAGTCTGTTTTCGTGGACGGAGCGGTCACTCACTGCTGTTCAGGACACAAAGTGTGTGTCACTCTCACATTGTAATTCAGAGTTAGTTGTTTTGCTCCTGTGTGGCCCcattaaaatactgtttctgCCTCCAACAGGCAAGACCTGTTTGTCATCCTGCGAGATTTCAGCGGCTTGACACAAGTTCTAATTCCTCAGGAAGAAGTAAGGATCCAAACAATTCAATGACCACCATTCAGTGTCTGTTATATCTGTCACAACAAATAATAAAGATATTTAGAATGTAAAACCGTTTCCAGCACAGAGGATTTACTGAAGtaaacatcattaaaataaGGACTTAACACTGAGCTCATTCTTGTTTAGGTGCAGTGGAAGGTCGACAAAAAAGCTGTGACTTACTTGAGTTTaacctgtttttgtgtgtgttataagTCTGCCAGGAATTTGAAagcagtgctgtgtgatctGACAGCCGAGTCTGTCATCAAGGTTACAGCAACAGTCAGACGACGGCCAGCAGGACAAGAGAACAaggtttgtgtatgtttgtgtgcaatATTAGATCATGACTGGCTGCCAAAAGCAGGTCCCCCCATTCATATGAGGACATTCAGCCCAGGCGGGGGTGGACTCAACATACAGTTTGCAGAGCAAGGCTGGAGAAGAGCTTTAAGAAAACAGTGAGCAGGACACTTAAAGATCCTCTTTATTTTGGTGTTTGATTTATTCTTAATCTAGGCATTGCAAATTTTACATATAGTTTCTCAAAAACTGTTGCAGCACATTGCTCACCTTTGGCAGAAAACCTATTGTTCAGCCAGAGGGATGATGGACAACACTGGACTGAACATCTTTACACTGACTGTCcctctgcagctcaggtgtTTCAAATAACCCTGATTGGTTTGATTTTAGTGATTCCCTTGTGGGCAGAGCCAACCAGGTCCAAGTCTATGACACTTAATTGATCCGCAGGAAGAAAATGGTACTGTTCCCATACCGGGAGTCAAACACGGGCCGCCTGGGTGAAAACCAGGAATCCTAACCGCTAGACCATATGGGAATATGCCAAGGAGAAGAATTCCAGCCACCTCTGCAGTAAACACCTCTGATCATATGAAGAATCCAGTCATTGACCGATCATTTGAGATATTACTACAGTTGATTTATCCCAGAATTCATGCAGCTTTTGTCATTTGCAGACCAGTTCCAGTTTGTTCAGGCTGGCTGAAAGAGCAGTCAGGGTTGGGAGTAGCTTCAGTGACGTGTTTCCTGTGACAGGTCTGATATGTTCTGTGTCATATGTTGAAATGGATCGACTGGTGGGTGGTGGGTTCTGGGTTCGGTAATGTTTCCCTCTAATCTTTCTCACTGTTGGACGATGTTTCAAGAATGATGTTACTACTGCTAATGAACGGCTAACTCACTATAAACCATTTCATTAGTGTGGATTTCACCAAAGCACATTTTACTGTCTCATTACTGTGCGGTCTACATGgtgttttggacattttcacatttctccaTTAGACATAATATTTCATAGTATAGCAGGtactgtgtaaatgtgtgtgcctAGCTTAAGTTACCTGGCCCTCCCTGGAGCATGCCCAGTGGAGCCGGCTGTCACCTGAGAAGCACAGATGTCATGTCTGACTCACTTTCCTGAGTCAGAAATGAGCTTTTAACTTTACTCTTATATCTTAATTTCTTCCTCCTAAATAGCTATATTGTTAATAGTACTGCCACACAAATATtcagaaaatatgtttattatCTTATTGatccattttaattttcttcacAATTTACTGCtaataaaaatgtttccattGATTTAGCTTTCTTTGATTCCTTGCATGAAGGCACAGTGGTATTTCTACTGCTAATCTTCTGTGACATTAACAGTGAGTGTAACACAGTGTAATACAGTTTTACAACTGACTTCAAAAATATCAGCAATTTCATTTAATTCCTTTCTCTCAACTCAAGTGCTTGTGTTCATTATCATCAGCTGGGTTAAACAATATTCTCATCATTCTTGGTTAAATCACAGCCGCTGTCCAGTAAAAAACCATGAACAGTGTATTATTGAACAACTACAATGGTTCATCTTAAAGAtccacttaaagctgcactaatcaaatTTTTAGTTTTAGATTAGTCATGTCAACAGGGTCACATGTAGTGAcgacccacagagaattatcagccAACTTTGCAGTTCtgctcagctctacagagccTTTAAGTGTTTCTGTAGCCCTTTGTTTTGGTTCTCTGGCcagcaacttcactgttttggttcagtctcaccaaTCTCATCGGCCTCATTGACTGCAGGCAGCTGTCTCCAGAACAAAAGCTCTGCTAACACAGTGGACCACCTGCTCtgcaccagcagacagacacagttagtgactagctggtgaccacagtgaagcatttagcatgAAAGAGCTATATTTTTTCTCATATTGTGTCAGTGAAGaccaaaactgagctaaaaagAAATAGTTATTGAACTTCACGGATTTGTGAGGCGGCCAGAGACACAACTTTAAATACATTCTAACTGAATGCATACCAATTTTAGGGTGGCAATATGttattgctgtgttttcagaatGTACTGCTGCTTCCAAGTGGGCaaaactaaataataataatgcagctttaaagattcCATGAAATTTATGTTTTTGCTATTGAAGATAATTTTCAGTGATCAAGCTTAATGTAATCATGCTCATCATTATTCACCCCTTCAAGAGACTCCCCTTTATGAACAGCCAAAACCCTACTTagtgacctttaacctctgacATAATCACACCATCACATGGTCAAGACTATCTTCCCAGCTGCCCCGGGAGACTCAATGATGTCGTGGTGGGCCTGGGCAGCCTTCTCGAGCGGATACTGAGAACCGACGACTGGACGCAGCCAACCGCTTTCCATCCCTGCAGAGAGCAGCGCTGCAcactccttcttctcctcctgagagaggaggacaggaagtgatgtacAACAGTTATCAGCATTACGTCCAACTGAATGTATTATCAGCAGCTGATATGACACACTCATAAGTATCATCAAGCGTGTGTCGGCATTTAAACCCAGAAAAATCtgaccactgtgtgtgtgtgtgtgtgtgtgtgtgtgtaaagcatgGCTTATGTAACATCACTGCTTTGTACCGGTGTAGCAAAGAAAAGGGCCACTCCCACGATGCTGCTCTCTTTAACCATGGTGTCTCTGGGGTTGATCTCTATGGGACCTCTGGAGCCAACGATCTGCAGATAAAGACGGTGAAGGAGCATATAGAAATGCACTGAGATGAGCTACACTGGGATAAAACTACTACAAAGAACTATAAGCTATAAACTAACAACGTAAGAGACAAAGTGCTCGACTGTACCACAGAGCTACAGAAAGATGGGGCTGGAAAAGAAATCATGCTGATTGTATTTATTTCCAGATAAAAGCTGCTTAACACATCAGTACTTTACTTTGTTTCATGTATGAAATCTGTGAAGCAGTTTGTATATCTGTCTAAATGTAATCACATTTGTTGCTCTCCTCTCCCATATATTgatgaatatttgatttctCTTCTCACTGCAGAGATAGTAAGTTCATTTGTGAAACATGATGTCATCCATAGCAACAGAGTCAACCTCGCCCTTCCTCTTATCTCAGTTACATGAGTAGCTCTTCAGAGGAACCCTTAGTTGGAACCTTTAGAGCCAGGAGGTCAATGGCCTCCTGATGACCATAAGATAAGAATACAGCATTAGCATAAGCATTAGCATTTGGTGAATACGGCCCCTGGAGTTTAGTCCTACTGACCAGAACACGTCCACCATAGGCCAACATCTGGAGGTCTTTACTGAGGTTGACATTTGACAGCATCTCCACGATCACATCTACGCCTCTGCCCTCTGTGGCtttctgcaacacacacagatatattattattatattatatattaacTATAAGTCTATATCTCCATAACCACGGCTAAAGCAAGATAAGTTTTTCCTCCATAAATAAGACAGAAGGAATAAAGATTATCAAATGTTTGAATTCTTGGTGAGCTTCTAACATGTGCCTTTCCCTCTGGGGCtcctgcagggtgtgtgtgcacgtgtgtgtgtataccatGATTTTGTCTGTGTAACCCTCTTCCCTGTGATTAAAGGCCAGGTGAGCTTGGTTGTTGAGAACCAGCTTCATTCCCTCTGGTGTCCCTGCTGTCCCCAACACCTTGAGACCCAGAGCCCAGGACAATTGGCACGCTGCCACACCAacctacacatacacaaatacatgcaatgacatttctattttttaaaatggaactagaaagaaaagaaagaggaggaaaaagacaagaaatgcaCCCCTCCACTGGCT
The Chaetodon auriga isolate fChaAug3 chromosome 12, fChaAug3.hap1, whole genome shotgun sequence genome window above contains:
- the LOC143328757 gene encoding quinone oxidoreductase-like; translated protein: MSGSRLMKAIRVSEFGPPSVLRLSSDVTVPQPGRRQVLIRVHACGVNPVETYIRAGRSTRKPTLPYTPGSDVAGVVETIGEGVTAVKAGDRVFTTATVDGGYAEYTVAADDCVHKLPDALDFTQGAAIGIPYFTAYRALVHKGHAKPGETVLIHGASGGVGVVACQLSRALGLKVLGTAGTPEGMKLVLNNQAHLAFNHREEGYTDKIMKATEGRGVDVIVEMLSNVNLSKDLQMLAYGGRVLIVGSRGPIEINPRDTMAKESSIVGVALSFATPEEKKECAALLSAGMESGWLRPVVGSQYPLEKAAQAHHDIIESPGAAGKIVLTM
- the LOC143329875 gene encoding quinone oxidoreductase-like translates to MSGSRLMKAIRVSEFGPPSVLRLCSDVTVPQPGRRQVLIRVHACGVNPVETYIRAGTYARKPTLPYTPGSDVAGVVETIGEGVTAVKAGDRVFTTATVDGGYAEYTVAADDCVHKLPDALDFTQGAAIGIPYFTAYRALVHKGHAKPGETVLIHGASGGVGVAACQLSWALGLKVLGTAGTPEGMKLVLNNQAHLAFNHREEGYTDKIMKATEGRGVDVIVEMLSNVNLSKDLQMLAYGGRVLIVGSRGPIEINPRDTMVKESSIVGVALFFATPEEKKECAALLSAGMESGWLRPVVGSQYPLEKAAQAHHDIIESPGAAGKIVLTM